In a single window of the Populus alba chromosome 16, ASM523922v2, whole genome shotgun sequence genome:
- the LOC118030917 gene encoding uncharacterized protein: MDINNLSKRAQELWNEWEIHSLILLSLFLQILLIIIGNRRKYHTGIVLGGLVWIAYLSADGVTTYASSSVSRSQGGLGTNRINPTPNIIPAFWAPILLLHLGGPDTITAYALEDNELWSRHLLQLTIQAFTTFYSLFKSWGKDPLLYIAIPIFVAGITKYGDRVLVLWLASSKKFRDIQSEEVDTFQSEFGKKFTSPVFVDMSEEDLNKGLEFNNIIPEAVYLHEAHFLFRMFKIFYADLALSHSSHMASYRILRSKDATEAFKVIEVELGFMYDVLFTKLTSVCSKRTILRSTSFLSSASALVAFSLMVANKCAYTETEVIISYILLGGGVVLEIYGFIMLLLSEWAMFRLSLLNKPWANAVYRAIYSDNNKRWERYMAQHDLTDAEITKNGALRKMVKNSLACKPTPKVCFLKLIGMYNIQSWEVISDELKELIWKYLKDKRSRYSHEMPQPDPGMNDLKEILAERGDQVLKSMGCLEEFRWAVVEIDFHGSLLLWHIATDICYHDDIRNNKVDADNQLCKRSRSLSNYMLYLLSERPNMLPKGIGQARYKQTGIQLTESSWCWRSKIITPTHWGSEELMKEIDKKRGDVSMLNDAFKLAKELQSLENNWTNEKKWRMISQIWVEMLTYAASNCGWKEHAQALTRGGELLTRVCLLMAHLGLSEQCLPRASTSSREAQHP, translated from the coding sequence ATGGATATCAACAACTTGTCCAAACGTGCTCAAGAATTGTGGAATGAATGGGAGATTCACTCACTGATTTTGTTAAGTCTCTTTCTCCAAATCTTGCTCATCATCATTGGAAATCGGCGGAAGTACCACACTGGAATCGTGCTTGGAGGCCTTGTCTGGATAGCATACTTGTCCGCGGATGGGGTGACAACTTATGCATCAAGTAGTGTTTCCCGTAGCCAAGGAGGTTTGGGAACAAATCGCATCAATCCAACTCCAAACATTATTCCAGCATTTTGGGCACCAATTCTCCTTCTACACCTTGGTGGCCCTGACACTATTACTGCTTATGCACTGGAAGACAACGAATTGTGGTCAAGGCATCTTCTCCAGCTAACAATTCAAGCTTTTACAACTTTTTATTCCCTGTTCAAATCATGGGGTAAGGATCCACTCTTATATATAGCCATTCCCATCTTTGTTGCTGGAATTACCAAGTATGGAGACAGGGTTTTGGTTCTCTGGCTAGCAAGCTCCAAGAAGTTTAGGGACATCCAAAGTGAAGAAGTGGATACTTTCCAGAGCGAATTTGGCAAGAAATTTACATCTCCTGTCTTCGTTGACATGTCTGAGGAAGACTTGAATAAAGGTTTAGAATTTAACAACATAATACCTGAGGCTGTGTATCTCCATGAAGCACATTTTTTGTTCCGAATGTTCAAGATATTTTATGCAGATCTCGCGCTTAGCCATTCTAGCCATATGGCAAGCTATCGTATCCTGAGAAGCAAGGATGCCACAGAAGCCTTCAAAGTGATAGAAGTCGAGTTGGGATTTATGTACGATGTGCTTTTTACAAAGCTGACAAGTGTTTGTTCAAAGCGTACTATTCTTCGCTCCACCAGTTTCCTGTCTTCTGCTTCTGCATTGGTCGCCTTCTCGTTGATGGTCGCGAACAAGTGTGCCTATACAGAAACCGAGGTAATTATATCATACATCTTGCTGGGAGGAGGAGTGGTTCTTGAGATATATGGATTCATAATGCTTCTCTTATCTGAATGGGCTATGTTTCGGCTTAGCTTgctaaacaagccttgggccAATGCTGTCTATCGAGCTATCTATTCTGACAACAACAAAAGGTGGGAAAGATACATGGCACAACACGACTTAACAGATGCTGAAATAACCAAGAACGGAGCTTTGAGGAAGATGGTCAAAAATTCGTTGGCATGTAAACCAACACCCAAAGTTTGTTTTCTGAAGTTGATAGGCATGTATAACATTCAAAGTTGGGAGGTTATCAGTGAcgaattaaaagaattaatttggaaaTACCTCAAAGACAAACGTTCGAGATATAGTCATGAGATGCCTCAACCTGATCCTGGCATGAATGATTTGAAGGAGATATTGGCTGAAAGAGGTGATCAGGTACTGAAAAGCATGGGATGCCTTGAAGAATTTCGTTGGGCTGTGGTTGAAATAGACTTTCATGGGAGCCTCCTTTTATGGCACATTGCCACTGATATTTGCTATCATGATGATATTCGCAATAACAAAGTTGATGCAGATAATCAACTTTGCAAAAGGAGCAGATCCTTATCTAATTACATGTTGTATCTTCTAAGTGAACGTCCAAATATGCTGCCTAAAGGGATTGGTCAGGCAAGGTACAAGCAAACCGGCATTCAACTCACCGAATCCTCGTGGTGTTGGAGATCGAAAATAATAACACCTACTCATTGGGGTTCTGAAGAGCTTATGAAGGAAATCGACAAAAAAAGAGGCGACGTGTCAATGCTAAATGATGCATTCAAGCTCGCCAAGGAATTACAATCTCTGGAGAATAATTGGACCAACGAAAAAAAGTGGAGGATGATAAGTCAAATATGGGTGGAGATGTTGACTTATGCAGCATCTAATTGTGGATGGAAAGAGCATGCTCAAGCACTTACACGTGGCGGGGAGCTCCTCACTCGTGTGTGCCTTCTCATGGCCCATTTGGGTTTAAGCGAGCAGTGTCTGCCACGTGCAAGCACCAGTTCCAGGGAAGCTCAACATCCATAG